The Tepidisphaeraceae bacterium genome contains a region encoding:
- a CDS encoding DUF3592 domain-containing protein: MDARGLILPSRIVGLLCLLPALVTGGLAVWFYASTAAFVENAVSVPGIVIELKPSAGDNGTTYYSVFEYSDAAGTTRQSTTGWASNPPAHAVGDRVEVLYSPTGPSDVRLRSFMGLWFAAVLCAGLTVVPLVMAGVFLWLIPFAIRRAWPIAPAATA; the protein is encoded by the coding sequence ATGGACGCTCGCGGACTGATTCTTCCCAGCCGCATCGTCGGCCTGCTGTGTTTACTGCCGGCGCTGGTGACCGGTGGATTGGCGGTCTGGTTCTACGCGTCCACGGCGGCGTTCGTCGAGAATGCGGTCAGCGTTCCGGGAATTGTTATCGAGTTGAAGCCATCGGCGGGCGACAACGGGACGACCTATTACTCGGTGTTTGAGTACAGCGACGCAGCGGGCACAACGCGCCAGTCGACGACGGGCTGGGCGAGCAATCCGCCGGCGCATGCGGTGGGCGATAGGGTCGAGGTGCTCTATTCGCCGACGGGCCCGAGCGACGTGCGCCTGCGCAGCTTCATGGGGCTGTGGTTCGCGGCAGTGCTGTGCGCAGGCCTGACGGTCGTGCCGCTGGTGATGGCGGGGGTCTTCCTCTGGCTCATCCCGTTCGCGATCCGCCGTGCGTGGCCGATCGCCCCGGCGGCTACTGCTTAG
- a CDS encoding DUF4259 domain-containing protein: MGAWGTAIFSDDTAADVRDAFTDLVAEELSATDATERLVLESAEMLADEDDAVVFWLALAATQWKFGRLLDTVRDRAVAIIDSGADLRRWNDHGRSGVNQRQKHLSKLREQLLGAQPKARKLKPLPKSSTDFRVGDVAAYRLDDRTSVRFCVLHLWSDRGGTYCNICLLGLDDGQPFEQRRLELADTLRPHYTMCSHEPADRITFLARDVIVPERRPESFRVWNNVRVRGHACTWDELPEALRAVLPKLGWC; encoded by the coding sequence ATGGGCGCTTGGGGCACTGCCATCTTCTCCGACGATACGGCGGCGGACGTGCGCGATGCGTTCACGGACCTTGTGGCCGAAGAGCTCAGCGCTACCGATGCGACAGAGCGTCTGGTTCTTGAATCGGCCGAAATGCTCGCGGACGAAGACGATGCCGTCGTATTCTGGCTCGCGCTTGCCGCGACGCAGTGGAAATTCGGGCGGCTGCTCGACACTGTGCGGGATCGGGCCGTGGCGATCATCGACAGCGGCGCCGACCTCCGCCGGTGGAACGATCACGGCCGTTCGGGCGTCAACCAGCGCCAGAAGCACTTGTCGAAGCTGCGCGAGCAACTCCTAGGCGCCCAACCGAAGGCGCGGAAGCTCAAGCCGCTTCCGAAGTCGTCCACCGACTTCCGCGTCGGCGACGTGGCGGCGTATCGGCTCGACGATCGCACGAGCGTTCGCTTCTGCGTGCTGCACCTGTGGAGCGATCGGGGCGGAACCTACTGCAACATCTGCCTGTTGGGGCTCGATGATGGCCAGCCGTTCGAACAGCGTCGACTGGAACTGGCGGACACGCTGCGGCCGCACTACACGATGTGCTCGCACGAGCCGGCCGATCGCATCACGTTTCTCGCCCGCGACGTCATCGTGCCCGAACGACGGCCGGAGTCGTTCAGGGTTTGGAACAACGTTCGGGTGCGAGGGCACGCGTGCACTTGGGACGAGTTACCAGAGGCGTTGCGGGCCGTGCTGCCAAAGCTGGGGTGGTGTTGA